In Zingiber officinale cultivar Zhangliang chromosome 1A, Zo_v1.1, whole genome shotgun sequence, a genomic segment contains:
- the LOC121997807 gene encoding proline-rich protein 36-like, with amino-acid sequence MVPNSCVSTNALLPAFMYKNTTMTKSFVNNLGEEWLQTRRANLNSSTLGLLSEEEQKAEAVAAMEEEEEQPFIALVKKPRLTEDVPFSDLFGTFVQIPIAPAPISFERAPSASASERTVIPSVSSQPLALALPPLASGPRAKQTPCRRSSPSAGPSAIRVSTIESAPLALPPPIPSSSSSAALVSTTSFPPIVSSSSSPSSSSVPSPLFKQALGLPSQMGQTSDPLSYGSL; translated from the exons ATGGTGCCTAATTCTTGCGTTTCAACCAATGCTCTTCTTCCGGCTTTCATGTATAAGAacactactatgactaagtcttttgtaaataaTCTCGGAGAAGAATGGTTGCAAACTCGCCGAGCTAATCTTAATTCCTCCACCTTGGGTCTGCTGTCTGAAGAGGAGCAAAAAGCAGAAGCTGTTGCggctatggaagaggaagaagaacaaccctTCATTGCCCTAGTAAAAAAACCAAGGCTTACTGAGGATGTTCCTTTTAGCGacctctttggtacttttgtgcaaattCCCATTGCTCCCGCACCTATTTcgtttgagagag ctccttctgcttctgcttctgagaggACTGTTATCCCCTCTGTATCTTCTCAACCTCTTGCactggccttgcctcctttggcttctgggccgCGAGCAAAAcaaacaccttgccggagatcttctcccagtgCAGGGCCCTCAGCGATTCGTGTTTCAACAATTGAGTCAGCACCCCTTGCATTACCACCTCCCAtcccatctagttcttcttctgctgcCCTTGTTTCTACCACTTCTTTCCCTCCTATtgtgtcttcttcctcctccccttcttcttcttcagttcCCTCACCTTTATTCAAACAAGCTCTGGGTCTACCTTCTCAAATGGGGCAGACTTCTGATCCCCTTAGTTATGGTTCCCTCTAG